One genomic segment of [Phormidium] sp. ETS-05 includes these proteins:
- a CDS encoding late competence development ComFB family protein has translation MSIERIVEQALQDGYLTPAMEAEVGRICNTASELSIEEYMSLDRLMGALLTGEVVVLPRKQFINVMEELVLSEAIARVAEIEATSDRTLDVGDIAAYALNRLPPLYATTEEGANFQRSRAKEELQDLIAQKVDEAIARSLDRPEFFPERQVLGKSSQGDVLSGLSKMLEAIAPSYEPHPNSQNK, from the coding sequence ATGAGTATTGAAAGAATTGTGGAACAGGCGCTGCAGGATGGATACCTGACGCCAGCGATGGAAGCCGAGGTGGGCAGGATTTGCAATACTGCCTCGGAATTGTCGATCGAGGAGTATATGTCTCTCGATCGTCTGATGGGAGCTTTGCTTACTGGGGAAGTGGTGGTACTTCCCCGCAAGCAGTTTATTAATGTGATGGAAGAGTTGGTACTCTCGGAGGCGATCGCTCGGGTGGCAGAAATTGAAGCTACGAGCGATCGCACTCTTGACGTAGGTGATATCGCCGCTTACGCTCTCAACCGCCTTCCTCCCCTATACGCCACCACGGAGGAGGGGGCTAATTTTCAGCGTTCCCGTGCTAAAGAAGAACTCCAGGACTTAATTGCCCAAAAAGTAGATGAAGCGATCGCCCGCAGTCTCGATAGACCGGAATTTTTCCCCGAGCGGCAAGTTTTGGGTAAGAGTTCTCAAGGAGATGTGCTATCCGGTTTGAGCAAGATGCTCGAGGCGATCGCCCCCAGCTACGAACCTCACCCCAACTCTCAAAACAAATAA